In Deinococcus yavapaiensis KR-236, one genomic interval encodes:
- a CDS encoding glycosyl hydrolase-related protein, translating to MTASPPPSRTVWRIGSEDGPSPDLPDNYKRPLDGRGVTWRVARDGNVWPIFQASEADPEGGYRAQTRRVEFDLDRVTSDFELVLDVLVIAPRVPTLHLTVNGMAGAVHLSPKASESGEIRLLSGLHTSIYADERLTVALPRQLFRTGANVLEITAVDGGDVLRIDSPDKIARLDRMANGAGVIWQHLALREADDPTTVLTIEPSVLHREVDGVLTGRVDVILRHPTADRLKLRLDDLDVDLPVAPTVFGDVTFTLQVPRVEADLRVEASHGARTWTFTVPRKRLWTVYVAAHSHTDIGYTHRQEEVAERHSRNLDAAVAFLDAGDANFAYHLDASWPLLDYLRTRSPGQVERLRHWVREGRVNVAANFADLLTNLASLEELVENARFTNDFLSPLGLGAKLAAVVDVASISASVPDVLAGSGVKYLVHANNQDRGPFRLNGNLHRASPFVWEGVAGGRVLVWLAKMYCELRKVCGSPPVLSSAERGLGVWLSEFERPDYLLDAVLLYGQEADNTDLDPQPNAFIGAWNAEYAYPRLVPSDPTAFFEHAERAADRLPVFKGDGGAYWEDGALTSLRETILARKAQSRLPAADTLAALASVHDDRLRFAPDLHDDAWRDLLLYDEHTWGAFLSVTDPGAALDRDQWSTKAGFAENAARRAREALHAAASRHSLQFATNGREVVAYNPHNWTVTDVVTVEIAHGEAPVDERGEAVPYRELKRHPTQREIQFVATVEGLAYRRWPLTSSGGVRAPRERPKRWNAVFAQGRLTSLVDLETGLELAGPQGLGAFVSVFGGEGSRILSNQADLPLADLREDDAFDLLELRESSDDLGDLIVARGRTPLGELSLRVSLPSHEKRVDFEYVLDKLPTAGREAAYVRFDTTLDGARVRSDSQLGWIDWNRDRLPGACLEWLPLQSAVLLDTPNAALCLASPDVPLFTVGDAVRGAWPKEKDLSGGRVFGYVLSNYWHTNYRAGQEGRLRFRYSLVSDASLSTVRAGRFGREARLGLYAHRVSFQDFRAPFAPYGDSAGGRLAFVSGDVDLSLMRASRDGRGVIVRVTEPSGTDREAVVRFPGRFIARATLTDLLERDLRDLPFTPDELRFPVSAWGAATVRVEFALREDHP from the coding sequence GTGACGGCCTCCCCGCCGCCAAGTCGCACCGTTTGGCGCATCGGTAGCGAGGACGGGCCGAGCCCGGATCTGCCCGACAACTACAAACGTCCGCTCGACGGGCGAGGCGTCACGTGGCGTGTCGCCCGCGACGGCAACGTCTGGCCGATCTTCCAAGCGTCCGAAGCCGATCCCGAAGGCGGATACCGAGCGCAGACACGCCGAGTGGAGTTCGACCTCGACCGCGTGACGAGCGACTTCGAACTGGTGCTGGACGTCCTCGTGATCGCGCCGCGCGTGCCCACCCTCCACCTCACCGTGAACGGCATGGCCGGAGCGGTCCACTTGAGTCCCAAGGCCTCGGAAAGCGGCGAGATTCGCCTGCTGTCGGGCCTGCACACGAGCATCTACGCCGACGAGCGCTTGACGGTCGCCTTGCCGAGACAGCTCTTCCGAACGGGCGCGAACGTCCTGGAAATCACCGCTGTGGACGGCGGCGACGTCCTGCGAATCGACTCGCCCGACAAGATCGCTCGGCTCGACCGCATGGCGAACGGCGCCGGCGTCATCTGGCAGCACCTCGCCCTTCGGGAAGCGGACGATCCGACGACCGTCCTGACGATCGAACCGAGCGTCTTGCACCGCGAGGTGGACGGCGTGCTGACGGGCCGCGTGGACGTCATCTTGCGTCATCCCACGGCGGACCGTTTGAAGTTGCGTCTCGACGACCTCGACGTCGATCTGCCCGTCGCGCCGACGGTCTTCGGAGACGTGACGTTCACGCTGCAAGTTCCACGCGTCGAGGCCGACCTGCGCGTCGAAGCTTCGCACGGCGCCCGCACGTGGACCTTCACCGTTCCCCGCAAGCGCCTCTGGACGGTGTACGTCGCCGCCCACTCGCACACCGACATCGGCTACACGCACCGCCAAGAGGAAGTCGCCGAGCGTCACAGCCGCAACCTCGACGCGGCTGTGGCCTTCCTCGACGCGGGCGACGCGAACTTCGCGTACCACCTCGACGCGTCGTGGCCCCTGCTCGATTACCTTCGCACGCGCTCTCCTGGGCAAGTCGAGCGTCTGCGCCACTGGGTGCGCGAGGGGCGCGTGAACGTCGCCGCGAACTTCGCGGACCTCCTCACGAACCTCGCGTCGCTCGAAGAACTCGTCGAAAACGCCCGCTTCACGAACGACTTCCTTTCGCCGCTGGGGCTCGGCGCGAAGCTCGCGGCGGTCGTGGACGTCGCGTCCATCTCGGCGAGCGTGCCCGACGTCCTCGCCGGAAGCGGCGTGAAGTACCTCGTGCACGCCAACAACCAGGACCGAGGGCCGTTTCGCCTCAACGGCAATTTGCACCGTGCGAGCCCCTTCGTGTGGGAAGGCGTGGCGGGCGGGCGGGTGCTCGTGTGGCTCGCGAAGATGTACTGCGAGCTTCGCAAAGTCTGCGGCAGCCCGCCCGTCTTGTCGAGCGCCGAGCGCGGCCTCGGCGTGTGGCTCAGCGAGTTCGAGCGTCCCGACTACCTCCTCGACGCGGTGCTGCTGTATGGCCAGGAAGCGGACAACACCGACCTCGATCCGCAGCCCAACGCCTTCATCGGAGCTTGGAACGCCGAGTACGCTTACCCGCGCCTCGTTCCGAGCGACCCCACGGCGTTCTTCGAGCACGCCGAGCGCGCGGCGGACCGCCTGCCCGTCTTCAAGGGAGACGGCGGCGCGTACTGGGAGGACGGGGCCCTCACGAGCCTGCGCGAGACGATCCTCGCGCGGAAAGCCCAAAGCCGCTTGCCCGCCGCCGACACCCTCGCCGCGCTCGCGAGCGTTCACGACGACCGCCTGCGCTTCGCGCCCGACTTGCACGACGACGCTTGGCGCGACTTGCTGCTGTACGACGAGCACACGTGGGGCGCCTTCCTGAGCGTCACCGATCCGGGCGCCGCCCTCGACCGCGACCAGTGGAGCACGAAGGCGGGCTTCGCCGAGAACGCCGCGCGCCGCGCCCGCGAAGCTTTGCACGCCGCCGCGAGCCGACACAGCCTTCAGTTCGCCACGAACGGCCGAGAAGTCGTCGCGTACAATCCGCACAACTGGACGGTCACGGACGTCGTCACCGTAGAAATCGCGCACGGCGAAGCGCCCGTGGACGAGCGCGGCGAGGCGGTGCCGTACCGCGAACTGAAACGGCATCCCACCCAACGCGAAATTCAATTCGTGGCGACCGTGGAAGGGCTGGCGTATCGGCGGTGGCCCTTGACGTCCTCCGGCGGCGTGCGCGCGCCGCGCGAGCGGCCCAAGCGGTGGAACGCCGTCTTCGCGCAAGGCCGCCTCACCTCGCTCGTGGATTTGGAGACGGGCCTCGAGCTTGCCGGGCCGCAAGGACTCGGGGCGTTCGTGTCCGTGTTCGGCGGGGAGGGATCGAGGATTTTGAGCAACCAGGCGGACTTGCCGCTCGCGGACTTGCGCGAGGACGACGCCTTCGACCTGCTCGAACTTCGAGAATCGAGCGACGATCTCGGCGACCTCATCGTCGCTCGGGGCCGCACGCCGCTCGGCGAGCTTTCCTTGCGCGTCTCGCTGCCGTCCCACGAGAAGCGCGTCGATTTCGAGTACGTCCTCGACAAGCTTCCGACGGCGGGACGCGAGGCGGCGTACGTTCGCTTCGACACGACGCTCGACGGCGCGCGCGTCCGCTCGGACTCGCAACTCGGCTGGATCGACTGGAACCGCGATCGGCTGCCGGGCGCGTGCTTGGAGTGGCTGCCCTTGCAAAGCGCGGTTCTGCTCGACACGCCGAACGCCGCGCTGTGCCTCGCGTCGCCGGACGTGCCGCTGTTCACCGTCGGAGACGCCGTGCGCGGCGCTTGGCCCAAAGAGAAGGACCTTTCAGGCGGGCGGGTGTTCGGGTACGTGCTGAGCAACTACTGGCACACGAACTACCGAGCGGGGCAAGAGGGCCGCCTGCGCTTTCGGTACTCGCTCGTCAGCGACGCGAGCCTTTCCACCGTTCGCGCGGGCCGCTTCGGACGTGAAGCGCGGCTGGGCCTGTACGCGCACCGCGTCAGCTTCCAAGACTTCCGCGCGCCCTTCGCGCCGTACGGCGACTCGGCGGGTGGACGCCTCGCCTTCGTGAGCGGCGACGTCGACCTCAGCTTGATGCGCGCGTCCAGAGACGGGCGCGGCGTGATCGTGCGCGTCACCGAGCCGTCCGGAACGGACAGGGAAGCCGTCGTGCGCTTCCCGGGCCGCTTCATCGCTCGGGCGACGCTCACCGACTTGCTGGAACGAGACCTTCGAGACTTGCCTTTCACGCCCGACGAACTGCGTTTCCCGGTGAGCGCTTGGGGTGCCGCCACCGTTCGAGTCGAATTTGCCCTGAGGGAGGATCACCCATGA
- a CDS encoding Gfo/Idh/MocA family protein: protein MKTVNVAIVGCGVIAHEYAKDMVGVDFLTLRGAYDVDAERTKTFAEKHGGLAYDSLDDLLADPEVDVVVNLTLFKAHHPITKRALEAGKHVFSEKPLAGSVHEAVELVDVARRHGVRLSCAPVTFLGEAQERTRQEIRAGRVGKVRLVYAESNHGLIEAWHPQPQSFYEVGPLRDVGVYPLGIVTNVLGPAARVSAYGTTLKKDRLTKRGVPFEAVEYDFYVAMVEFPGGEVLRLTCNFYAPEQSRQKGVEFFGDDGQLHLGNWIAPSAAIEVAKYGEEYAPLADYERTERKWSWATGLVDLGSAILENRPSRMTGEHAAHIVEILEGAHESIRTGRPVDLTTTFIPWADRAPELV, encoded by the coding sequence GTGAAGACCGTGAACGTCGCCATCGTCGGCTGCGGCGTCATCGCGCACGAGTACGCCAAGGACATGGTCGGAGTCGACTTCCTGACGTTGCGCGGCGCGTACGACGTGGACGCGGAGCGTACGAAGACCTTCGCCGAGAAGCACGGTGGGCTCGCCTACGACTCGCTCGACGATCTGCTCGCCGATCCCGAGGTGGACGTCGTCGTGAACCTCACGCTGTTCAAGGCGCACCACCCCATCACGAAGCGCGCGCTCGAAGCGGGCAAGCACGTCTTCAGCGAGAAGCCCTTGGCGGGAAGCGTGCACGAGGCGGTCGAACTCGTGGACGTCGCGCGTCGGCACGGGGTGCGCCTCTCGTGCGCGCCCGTGACGTTCCTGGGCGAGGCGCAAGAGCGCACTCGGCAAGAAATTCGCGCGGGACGCGTCGGCAAGGTGCGCCTCGTGTACGCCGAGTCGAACCACGGCCTCATCGAAGCGTGGCATCCGCAGCCGCAGTCCTTCTACGAAGTCGGCCCGCTGCGAGACGTCGGCGTGTACCCGCTCGGAATCGTCACGAACGTCCTCGGACCCGCCGCGCGCGTCTCCGCGTACGGCACCACCCTCAAGAAGGACCGCCTCACGAAGCGCGGCGTGCCGTTCGAGGCCGTCGAATACGACTTCTACGTCGCCATGGTGGAGTTTCCGGGCGGTGAGGTGCTGCGCCTCACGTGCAATTTCTACGCGCCCGAGCAGTCTCGCCAAAAAGGCGTGGAGTTCTTCGGCGACGACGGACAACTGCACCTCGGCAACTGGATCGCGCCGAGCGCCGCCATCGAAGTGGCAAAGTACGGCGAAGAGTACGCGCCCCTCGCCGACTACGAGCGCACGGAGCGCAAGTGGAGCTGGGCGACGGGCCTCGTGGATCTTGGCTCGGCGATTTTGGAGAACCGCCCGTCACGCATGACGGGCGAGCACGCCGCGCATATCGTCGAGATCTTGGAGGGCGCGCACGAGTCCATTCGCACGGGCCGACCCGTGGACCTCACGACGACCTTCATCCCCTGGGCGGACCGGGCGCCCGAATTGGTGTGA
- a CDS encoding beta-N-acetylglucosaminidase domain-containing protein, with product MSKPFGVIEAFYGPPWSWAARHATLDFMGDVGLTAYLYAPKNDPLHRNRWKEPYTSFEWREFERLAEHAARVGVDFIFGLSAIGYQYTNAEHGAIVRGRLERAKACGISSFCLLLDDLPEAFDSPQDAERFGHPARAQALFLNELLPRVPGTLYFCPTEYHGVGRSEYLTILGETLDPRVKVFWTGAKVFADSLSPADVEAVNASLRRQVTIWDNFPVNDLDMRNHLHVEALKDRSPELLSAIDGYFAAPGRLAAAHRVSLRTVAAYLKSPETYEPRAALREAAKASAANEREADALLFLADVARRNPLYYPTALHHSLWPAIDAFWAARGDLAVPDLPGRPPRTSVAANERSLRDLARDMELHVYTLERLRDLDLRNDIAPWVSKLAGWARVLKYALGALDHPHDARAREYVMEEIPLVRDNFHWVAGDTFDWFARACVFEAERLAAGPRSPDSLETA from the coding sequence ATGAGTAAACCGTTCGGCGTCATCGAAGCCTTCTACGGCCCGCCCTGGTCGTGGGCGGCCCGCCACGCCACTCTCGACTTCATGGGCGACGTCGGCTTGACCGCGTATCTGTACGCCCCGAAGAACGACCCGCTGCACCGCAACCGCTGGAAGGAGCCGTACACGAGCTTCGAGTGGCGCGAATTCGAGCGTCTCGCCGAGCACGCCGCGCGCGTCGGCGTGGACTTCATCTTCGGCTTGTCGGCCATTGGCTACCAGTACACCAACGCCGAGCACGGCGCCATCGTGCGCGGACGCTTGGAGCGCGCCAAGGCGTGCGGCATCTCGTCCTTCTGCCTTCTGCTCGACGACTTGCCCGAGGCGTTCGACTCGCCACAAGACGCCGAGCGCTTCGGGCATCCCGCGCGCGCGCAGGCTTTGTTTTTGAACGAACTCCTGCCGCGCGTGCCCGGCACCTTGTACTTCTGCCCCACGGAGTACCACGGCGTCGGGCGCTCCGAGTACCTCACGATTCTCGGCGAGACGCTCGATCCGCGCGTGAAAGTGTTCTGGACGGGCGCGAAGGTCTTCGCCGATTCCCTCTCGCCCGCCGACGTCGAGGCCGTGAACGCCTCGCTGCGCCGCCAAGTCACGATTTGGGACAACTTCCCCGTGAACGACCTCGACATGCGCAACCACCTGCACGTCGAAGCCTTGAAGGACCGCTCGCCCGAGTTGCTGAGCGCCATCGACGGCTACTTCGCCGCTCCGGGGCGCTTAGCCGCCGCGCACCGCGTCTCCTTGCGTACGGTCGCCGCGTACTTGAAGTCGCCCGAAACGTACGAGCCGCGCGCCGCCCTTCGAGAAGCCGCGAAGGCCAGCGCCGCGAACGAACGCGAAGCCGACGCCCTGCTCTTCCTCGCCGACGTCGCCCGCCGCAACCCCTTGTACTACCCGACGGCGCTTCACCACTCCTTGTGGCCCGCCATCGACGCGTTCTGGGCGGCGAGGGGCGACCTTGCCGTGCCCGACTTGCCCGGTCGCCCTCCCAGAACGTCGGTCGCTGCAAACGAGCGCTCCTTGCGCGACCTCGCGCGCGACATGGAACTGCACGTGTACACGCTCGAACGCCTGCGAGACCTCGACCTTCGCAACGACATCGCGCCGTGGGTGTCGAAGCTGGCAGGCTGGGCGCGCGTGCTGAAGTACGCGCTCGGCGCCCTCGACCATCCGCACGACGCGCGCGCACGCGAGTACGTGATGGAGGAGATTCCGCTCGTGCGCGACAACTTTCACTGGGTCGCGGGCGACACCTTCGATTGGTTCGCTCGGGCGTGCGTGTTCGAGGCGGAACGGCTCGCCGCGGGGCCGCGTTCGCCCGACTCGTTGGAGACGGCATGA
- a CDS encoding MBL fold metallo-hydrolase — MNDSLSSSRVSSWTELVPGVLCRTDTCHVYAVVNGARAILVNVGDGSALSDLPPTVRHVDAVLLTHGARDVAEGAARAAELGIPVFAPEAGVRPVGDDLLDEYDPRAFLPKPTRHVETRPLRPYRSYTFGGVEAVVLPTPGAAPNALSFQVVSNGRHVIFCGDLVAERGQLPRLAPTQWTYTGGEGLAGSILSLLDLADRAPDVVLPAHGSPLSADDLRFTAERVWQLVKLRGHNPRLLELRERPYEELRPWLLVNRTSCANSTVLKAQSGRAVFIDFGYDFAFGQAIVTTRESRMPWLYTLPDLFEQHGVTAVEAVIPTHFHDDHVAGIPLLRDTFGSHLWAPENFADILAHPERHRLPCLWFEPMAPDRVFPLGQPFRWEEFTITLHEYPGHTRFAVAILVEAHGERLLFVGDQYGLDARFLNYTYANGLREHDFADSADLIERLAPDLVFGGHHAPVKPTREWLADLKGRGERLRDLHATLQPLPSRLLLHVTPIRPRFGEAVHVKVENATPDAFHGALIAGDASPSPILVPPHGTFETTFMPSAPLTKIEVRGAPGDPPLLSHVTLGVAHE; from the coding sequence ATGAACGATTCGCTGTCCTCCTCTCGCGTCTCCTCGTGGACGGAACTCGTTCCCGGCGTGCTGTGCCGCACGGACACGTGCCACGTGTACGCGGTCGTGAACGGCGCGCGGGCGATCCTCGTGAACGTCGGGGACGGATCGGCCCTCTCGGACCTCCCGCCGACCGTGCGGCACGTGGACGCCGTGCTGCTCACGCACGGCGCGCGTGACGTCGCCGAGGGAGCCGCGCGCGCCGCCGAGCTCGGCATTCCCGTCTTCGCGCCCGAAGCGGGCGTGCGGCCCGTCGGCGACGATCTTCTCGACGAGTACGATCCGCGCGCCTTCCTTCCGAAGCCGACGCGTCACGTCGAGACTCGGCCGCTACGACCGTACCGCTCGTACACGTTCGGCGGCGTCGAAGCGGTCGTCCTTCCAACGCCCGGCGCCGCTCCGAACGCCCTCTCGTTCCAAGTGGTCTCGAACGGTCGGCACGTGATCTTTTGCGGCGACCTCGTGGCCGAGCGTGGACAGTTGCCGCGCCTCGCGCCCACGCAATGGACGTACACGGGCGGCGAGGGCCTGGCGGGCTCGATCTTGTCGCTGCTCGACCTCGCCGACCGCGCGCCCGACGTCGTGCTGCCCGCGCACGGCTCGCCGTTGAGCGCCGACGACTTGCGCTTCACGGCCGAGCGCGTGTGGCAACTCGTGAAGCTGCGCGGCCACAACCCGAGGTTGCTGGAACTGCGCGAGCGCCCCTACGAGGAACTGCGCCCGTGGCTGCTCGTCAACCGCACGAGTTGCGCGAACTCCACCGTCCTCAAGGCGCAGTCGGGCCGCGCGGTCTTCATCGACTTCGGGTACGACTTCGCGTTCGGCCAAGCGATCGTCACGACGCGCGAATCCCGAATGCCGTGGCTGTACACGTTGCCCGACCTCTTCGAGCAACACGGTGTGACCGCCGTGGAAGCCGTCATCCCGACGCACTTTCACGACGATCACGTCGCCGGGATTCCCCTGCTGCGCGACACCTTCGGCTCGCACCTTTGGGCGCCCGAGAACTTCGCGGACATCCTCGCGCATCCCGAGCGCCACCGTCTGCCGTGCTTGTGGTTCGAGCCGATGGCGCCCGACCGCGTCTTTCCGCTCGGGCAGCCCTTTCGCTGGGAAGAGTTCACGATCACCTTGCACGAGTACCCCGGCCACACGCGCTTCGCCGTGGCGATCCTCGTGGAGGCGCACGGCGAACGGTTGCTGTTCGTCGGCGATCAGTACGGCCTCGACGCGCGCTTCTTGAACTACACCTACGCCAACGGCCTGCGCGAGCACGACTTCGCGGATTCCGCCGACCTCATCGAGCGACTCGCGCCCGACCTCGTGTTCGGCGGGCACCACGCGCCCGTGAAGCCGACGCGCGAGTGGCTCGCCGACCTGAAGGGCAGGGGAGAGCGCCTGCGCGACCTTCACGCGACCTTGCAACCCCTGCCGTCGCGTCTGCTGTTGCACGTCACGCCGATTCGTCCTCGTTTCGGCGAGGCCGTCCATGTGAAAGTCGAAAATGCCACGCCCGACGCCTTCCACGGCGCACTCATCGCGGGCGACGCTTCCCCCTCGCCGATCCTCGTGCCGCCGCACGGCACGTTCGAAACGACGTTCATGCCGTCGGCGCCCCTCACCAAGATCGAGGTGCGCGGCGCTCCCGGCGATCCGCCTCTTCTTTCGCACGTCACCCTCGGAGTCGCGCATGAGTAA
- a CDS encoding amylo-alpha-1,6-glucosidase, with the protein MTILDSSAADAARPVAEATVLANGSAIGLLGASSAYKQVWARDSMICTLGLLQCADPEGAQIARRSVRTLATYQSRLGNVPHNVGFSGIPDPALIAHGGSLQAGDADVVVDTAHAGCIDNSLWFILGNWALFDTDGDVERLRTFWPNIQKAYTWLEYQDSNECGLLEVHEAMDWADLFANRYNSLWPNVLWFAVHKAMARISRALGEDGASFDARADDVKFKVDTLLWLGPEVEKDMGWVERNRKEWLYPIRLTTTVLQERPFFLPYMAFRDYADRFDTFGNLIAILFGLASPAQANKILDFIESAGVNHPWPVKAIHPPVMPGEADWREYYRLRNLNLPNQYHNGGIWPFIGGFYVAALVKAGRLQEAATQLERLALANKQSRTPGLEWDFNEWLHGTSGRPSGFRGQSWSAAMYVYAHECVKRGEVPVWGNW; encoded by the coding sequence ATGACGATCCTCGATTCGTCCGCCGCCGACGCCGCTCGTCCGGTTGCCGAGGCCACCGTGCTCGCCAACGGCTCCGCGATCGGCCTGCTGGGCGCGAGTTCCGCGTACAAGCAGGTGTGGGCGCGCGACTCCATGATCTGCACCTTGGGTTTGCTGCAGTGCGCCGACCCCGAAGGCGCGCAGATCGCGCGGCGTTCCGTCCGAACGCTCGCCACGTACCAATCGCGCCTCGGAAACGTGCCGCACAACGTGGGCTTCAGCGGCATTCCCGACCCGGCGCTCATCGCGCACGGCGGAAGCCTCCAGGCGGGCGACGCCGACGTCGTCGTGGACACGGCGCACGCGGGCTGCATCGACAACTCCTTGTGGTTCATCCTCGGCAACTGGGCATTGTTCGACACCGACGGCGACGTGGAGCGCCTTCGCACCTTCTGGCCGAACATCCAAAAGGCCTACACCTGGCTGGAGTACCAGGACTCCAACGAGTGCGGTCTGCTCGAAGTTCACGAGGCGATGGACTGGGCGGACCTCTTCGCGAATCGGTACAATTCGCTGTGGCCGAACGTCTTGTGGTTCGCCGTTCACAAGGCCATGGCGAGGATTTCGCGGGCGCTCGGCGAGGACGGCGCTTCGTTCGACGCGCGCGCCGACGACGTGAAGTTCAAGGTCGACACCCTCTTATGGCTCGGGCCGGAAGTCGAGAAGGACATGGGCTGGGTAGAGCGAAACCGCAAAGAGTGGCTGTACCCCATCCGACTCACGACGACCGTCTTGCAAGAACGACCGTTTTTCTTGCCGTACATGGCCTTCCGAGATTACGCGGACCGCTTCGACACGTTCGGGAACCTCATCGCGATTCTCTTCGGGTTGGCGTCTCCGGCGCAGGCGAACAAGATCCTCGATTTCATCGAGTCGGCGGGCGTGAATCATCCTTGGCCCGTGAAGGCGATCCACCCGCCCGTGATGCCCGGCGAAGCCGATTGGCGCGAGTACTACCGCCTGCGCAACCTCAACCTTCCGAATCAGTACCACAACGGCGGAATCTGGCCTTTCATCGGCGGCTTCTACGTCGCGGCGCTCGTGAAGGCCGGGCGGCTTCAGGAAGCGGCGACGCAACTCGAACGCCTCGCTCTCGCCAACAAGCAGTCGCGAACGCCCGGCTTGGAGTGGGACTTCAACGAGTGGCTGCACGGCACCAGCGGGCGGCCCAGCGGCTTCCGAGGCCAAAGTTGGTCCGCCGCGATGTACGTGTACGCGCACGAGTGCGTGAAGCG
- a CDS encoding sugar phosphate isomerase/epimerase family protein has product MKDRQDLKISFNTANFAFRQVGYKATGDWGQACRTSREHYSDVETFEKRFDEMLGEVDAFGFKAVELWHFHLHQKWWTDRHVEIALSVARRRGMKFVAYCGGFGDDLPEFERTLGLVNALGIDVLAGASKVFFEKRASFVERLRHHEVRFAYENHPEKTPAEHLQKIGGDEDVVGATVDTGWYGSQNYPADRALLELRSRLMHVHLKDVSEIGKHDTCGFEKGVVPIRACIETLRGFGFEGYVSVEHEPDQFDPTPDLHDARAFVNQVLEVTT; this is encoded by the coding sequence ATGAAGGACCGACAGGACCTCAAAATATCGTTCAACACCGCCAACTTCGCCTTTCGTCAAGTCGGGTACAAGGCGACGGGTGACTGGGGTCAAGCTTGCCGCACGAGCCGCGAACATTACTCGGACGTGGAGACGTTCGAAAAACGCTTCGACGAGATGCTCGGCGAGGTGGACGCCTTCGGCTTCAAGGCCGTCGAGCTTTGGCACTTTCACCTGCACCAGAAGTGGTGGACGGACCGCCACGTGGAGATCGCGCTGAGCGTCGCTCGGCGTCGCGGCATGAAGTTCGTCGCGTACTGCGGCGGCTTCGGCGACGACCTGCCCGAGTTCGAGCGCACCCTCGGTCTCGTGAACGCCCTCGGCATCGACGTGCTGGCCGGAGCGAGCAAAGTCTTCTTCGAGAAGCGCGCGAGCTTCGTGGAGCGGCTGCGGCACCACGAAGTGCGCTTCGCGTACGAGAACCACCCCGAGAAGACGCCCGCCGAGCACCTCCAGAAAATCGGGGGTGACGAGGACGTCGTCGGCGCGACCGTCGACACCGGCTGGTACGGCTCGCAGAACTACCCAGCGGACCGAGCCCTGCTCGAACTTCGAAGCCGACTCATGCACGTGCACCTCAAGGACGTGTCCGAGATCGGCAAGCACGACACGTGCGGCTTCGAGAAGGGCGTCGTGCCGATTCGCGCGTGCATCGAGACGCTGCGAGGCTTCGGCTTCGAAGGATACGTCAGCGTCGAGCACGAGCCCGACCAGTTCGACCCGACGCCCGATCTGCACGACGCGCGCGCCTTCGTGAATCAAGTGCTGGAGGTGACGACGTGA